From the Paludibacterium paludis genome, one window contains:
- the istB gene encoding IS21-like element helper ATPase IstB, with amino-acid sequence MNLQQERIGHLCRQLKLESMATLYPAVAQDAARDALPYSDFLERLLERETRLRQERTREVMLRMAGFPAIKTLEEFDFGFACGVPKSQIQELAGLAFLERAENIVLIGPSGIGKTHLATAMGIRTTQAGLKVKFISAADLMLQLGAAQRQGRLKEYFNRTVMGPSLLIVDEIGYLPFGREEANLFFQVVAKRYEKGSMILSSNLPFGQWATTFADDATLTAAMLDRLLHHAHIVSMSGESYRLKDKRKAGAVKKPTTP; translated from the coding sequence GAATCCATGGCCACCCTGTATCCGGCGGTGGCGCAGGACGCCGCGCGGGATGCGCTGCCCTACAGTGATTTCCTGGAAAGACTGCTGGAACGCGAGACCCGACTGCGCCAGGAACGTACACGTGAAGTCATGTTGCGGATGGCGGGGTTCCCCGCCATCAAAACCTTGGAGGAATTTGACTTTGGTTTCGCCTGTGGTGTCCCGAAATCGCAGATACAGGAATTGGCGGGACTGGCGTTTCTGGAGCGAGCCGAGAACATCGTCTTGATCGGTCCGAGTGGCATTGGCAAAACCCATTTGGCCACGGCGATGGGTATCCGCACAACGCAAGCGGGGTTGAAGGTGAAGTTCATTTCGGCGGCCGATCTGATGCTCCAACTGGGGGCGGCCCAACGACAGGGACGGCTGAAAGAGTACTTCAATCGTACCGTGATGGGGCCAAGCCTGTTGATCGTGGATGAAATCGGCTATCTCCCCTTTGGCCGGGAAGAGGCCAACCTGTTCTTCCAGGTGGTGGCCAAGCGCTATGAAAAAGGCTCGATGATCCTGTCGTCGAACCTGCCGTTCGGCCAATGGGCGACGACCTTTGCGGACGATGCCACGCTGACCGCGGCCATGCTTGATCGGTTGCTGCATCACGCGCACATCGTCAGCATGAGCGGAGAAAGCTATCGACTGAAAGACAAACGTAAAGCCGGGGCGGTCAAGAAACCGACCACCCCATGA